The following proteins come from a genomic window of Amaranthus tricolor cultivar Red isolate AtriRed21 chromosome 14, ASM2621246v1, whole genome shotgun sequence:
- the LOC130799871 gene encoding LOB domain-containing protein 29-like has protein sequence MTGSGSPCGACKFLRRKCVRGCVFAPYFCHERGATHFAAIHKVFGASNVSKLLAHLPVNDRSEAAITISYEAQARLQDPIYGCVSHIFSLQQQVVNLQAQLVALKQLQAAHQGIISGNNSTQNPNYERYCSNYPQDVQSWLQSEYSQMVPPFESNYFNCSSESSTIYGSNQSNHHGFDANHDRINSMALQDDQDVSFASFDGSSSHHSASMASRDFENKSKWPYHDTDDLHSVAFGYLQHS, from the exons atgactGGTTCAGGATCTCCATGTGGTGCTTGCAAATTTTTGAGAAGAAAATGTGTAAGAGGATGTGTATTTGCACCATATTTTTGCCATGAACGAGGTGCTACTCATTTTGCAGCCATACATAAGGTGTTTGGAGCTAGCAATGTTTCGAAACTTCTAGCTCATTTACCTGTAAATGATCGTAGTGAAGCCGCCATAACCATTTCTTATGAAGCTCAAGCTCGGCTTCAAGATCCCATTTATGGATGTGTTTCCCATATCTTTTCCTTACAACAACag GTTGTAAACTTGCAAGCACAATTAGTAGCTTTAAAGCAATTACAAGCAGCTCATCAAGGCATAATTAGTGGTAATAATtcaacccaaaaccctaattaTGAGAGATATTGTTCTAATTACCCACAAGATGTTCAAAGCTGGTTGCAATCTGAGTACTCACAAATGGTGCCTCCTTTTGAATCAAATTACTTCAATTGTAGCTCGGAATCTTCAACAATTTATGGATCAAATCAAAGCAATCATCATGGTTTTGATGCAAATCATGATAGGATTAACTCAATGGCACTTCAAGATGATCAAGATGTATCTTTTGCTAGCTTTGATGGTTCTTCTTCTCATCATTCAGCTTCCATGGCTTCTCGAGATTTCGAAAATAAATCGAAATGGCCTTACCATGATACCGATGATCTTCATTCTGTGGCTTTTGGCTATCTCCAACATTCATGA